In Pseudomonas putida, a genomic segment contains:
- a CDS encoding SDR family oxidoreductase, with the protein MPSYPTPPFPAQPQKVPGTQHKMDPLPDCGEHSYTGSGRLAGKIALITGGDSGIGRAVAIAYAREGADVAIAYLDEHEDAQETARWVEKAGRQCLLLPGDLADKQTCYEVVAKTVGKFGRIDVLVNNAAFQMSHETLEEIDDDEWVKTFDINITAIFRICQAALPSMPKGSSIINTSSVNSDDPSPSLLAYATTKGAIANFSAGLAQLLGSKGIRVNSVAPGPIWTPLIPATMPEDAVCNFGSKTPLGRPGQPVEVAPIYVLLGSDEASYITGSRYAVTGGKPIL; encoded by the coding sequence ATGCCCAGCTACCCGACGCCTCCCTTCCCAGCGCAGCCGCAAAAGGTTCCAGGCACCCAGCACAAGATGGACCCGCTTCCCGATTGTGGCGAACATAGCTATACAGGTTCCGGCCGCCTGGCCGGCAAGATCGCCTTGATCACCGGTGGCGACAGCGGCATCGGCCGCGCCGTGGCCATTGCCTACGCTCGCGAGGGCGCCGACGTCGCCATCGCCTACCTGGACGAACACGAGGACGCCCAGGAAACAGCCCGTTGGGTCGAAAAGGCAGGCCGCCAATGCCTGCTGCTTCCCGGTGACCTGGCCGACAAACAGACGTGCTACGAAGTGGTCGCGAAAACGGTCGGGAAGTTCGGTCGCATCGATGTCCTCGTCAACAATGCAGCGTTTCAAATGAGCCACGAAACGCTGGAAGAAATCGATGACGATGAGTGGGTGAAGACCTTCGACATCAATATCACCGCCATCTTCCGCATCTGCCAGGCAGCGCTGCCTTCGATGCCCAAGGGCAGTTCGATCATCAATACCAGCTCGGTCAACTCCGATGACCCCTCGCCAAGCCTGCTGGCGTATGCCACCACCAAAGGCGCCATCGCCAACTTTTCCGCAGGTCTTGCACAGTTGCTCGGCAGCAAGGGGATCAGAGTCAACAGTGTCGCACCCGGTCCGATCTGGACCCCGCTGATTCCGGCGACCATGCCTGAAGATGCGGTGTGCAACTTCGGCTCGAAGACGCCATTGGGCCGTCCTGGGCAACCGGTGGAAGTGGCGCCGATCTACGTACTTCTCGGGTCGGACGAAGCCAGCTATATCACCGGTTCGCGGTACGCGGTCACAGGCGGCAAACCGATCTTGTAA